A stretch of Rhodoferax potami DNA encodes these proteins:
- a CDS encoding ABC transporter substrate-binding protein: MKKRQFLHAIAFAAATVAAGSAMAQSTPIKFQLDWRFEGPSALFLTPAAKGYFKDARLDVTIDAGNGSGGAVTRVASGAYDMGFADLAALMEFHANNPDAPNKPIAVMMVYNDTPASVMALKKSGIKTPADLNGKKLGAPVFDAGRRAFPIFAKANNVSGVQWTAMDPPLRETMLARGDVDAITGFTFTSLLNLEARGVKSEDVVILPYPEFGVKLYGNAIIASPKILKDNPAAVKAFLAAFAKGAKDVIANPSAAIADVKARDGIINADLETRRLKLAIDTVINSANARAEGFGQVNGPRLSLMASQVSDAFNTKTRINPDVVWNASYLPSKAELNILPKK; encoded by the coding sequence ATGAAAAAACGCCAGTTTCTCCACGCGATCGCATTTGCCGCCGCCACAGTGGCCGCCGGTTCTGCCATGGCCCAAAGCACGCCGATCAAGTTCCAGTTGGACTGGCGCTTTGAGGGTCCCTCCGCCTTGTTTTTGACACCTGCGGCCAAGGGCTACTTCAAGGATGCCAGGTTGGATGTGACCATCGACGCCGGCAACGGCTCGGGCGGTGCGGTGACCCGCGTGGCGTCTGGCGCTTATGACATGGGCTTTGCCGATCTGGCTGCGCTGATGGAATTCCACGCCAACAACCCGGATGCACCCAACAAGCCCATCGCCGTGATGATGGTCTACAACGACACGCCCGCTTCGGTGATGGCGCTCAAAAAGTCCGGCATCAAGACGCCAGCCGATTTGAACGGCAAAAAGCTCGGCGCACCCGTGTTTGACGCTGGCCGCCGCGCCTTCCCCATTTTTGCCAAGGCCAACAATGTGAGCGGCGTGCAGTGGACCGCGATGGACCCACCCCTGCGCGAAACCATGCTCGCCCGTGGTGATGTGGACGCGATTACCGGCTTCACCTTCACCTCGCTGTTGAACTTGGAAGCGCGTGGCGTCAAGTCAGAAGACGTGGTGATCCTGCCTTACCCCGAATTCGGCGTGAAGCTGTATGGCAACGCGATCATCGCTTCGCCCAAGATTCTCAAAGACAACCCGGCTGCAGTGAAGGCCTTCCTGGCCGCGTTTGCCAAGGGCGCCAAAGACGTGATCGCCAACCCCTCTGCGGCGATTGCTGATGTGAAGGCGCGCGACGGCATCATCAACGCGGACCTGGAAACACGCCGCCTCAAGCTGGCCATCGATACCGTCATCAACAGCGCCAATGCCCGCGCGGAAGGCTTTGGCCAGGTCAACGGACCGCGCCTGTCGCTGATGGCGTCCCAGGTGTCAGACGCGTTCAACACCAAAACCCGCATCAACCCCGATGTGGTGTGGAATGCCAGCTACTTGCCCTCCAAGGCTGAGCTCAACATCCTGCCCAAGAAATAA
- a CDS encoding urease accessory protein UreD, with amino-acid sequence MVWHARLSLNYQVENQRCVARYDHSGPLRILQSLYPEGDTICHNVLVHPPGGLVGGDTLELNVSVGPGAHGLVTTPGATRFYRSDGPVATQTTRLHLQEDARLEWLPLEAICYDACNAINKLQLNLAPGAQCIGWDITALGLPHAKLPFVSGWLDQHLEIPGVWLERGRLRADDQRLMDGPTGLAGHRCLATLFFASGTPWKRSDKEALIDLARDTLREHPLAPTGGVTSPNTRTLVVRVLAPTVEPAMQLLRTVRQQWRAQAWQMAGQDPRIWAM; translated from the coding sequence ATGGTTTGGCATGCCCGTTTAAGCCTCAACTACCAGGTCGAGAACCAGCGCTGTGTGGCCCGCTATGACCATAGCGGCCCACTCCGGATTTTGCAAAGCCTCTACCCCGAGGGCGACACCATCTGCCACAACGTACTAGTGCATCCGCCCGGCGGCTTGGTCGGTGGTGACACCTTGGAGCTGAATGTGTCGGTCGGCCCCGGAGCACACGGGCTGGTTACCACCCCGGGTGCGACCCGGTTTTACCGCTCGGACGGCCCGGTCGCCACCCAAACTACCCGCCTGCACCTGCAAGAAGACGCGCGCCTGGAATGGCTCCCCCTGGAGGCCATTTGCTACGACGCGTGCAACGCGATCAACAAACTGCAACTGAACCTCGCACCTGGTGCACAGTGCATAGGCTGGGACATCACGGCACTCGGCCTGCCCCATGCCAAGCTGCCTTTTGTGAGCGGTTGGCTCGACCAGCACCTCGAGATACCCGGCGTTTGGCTGGAGCGTGGTCGCCTGCGTGCCGACGACCAACGCTTGATGGACGGGCCCACTGGCCTCGCAGGCCACCGCTGCCTCGCAACTTTGTTTTTTGCAAGTGGCACCCCCTGGAAGCGTTCGGACAAAGAAGCCCTGATCGACCTCGCCCGCGACACCTTGCGGGAGCACCCGCTCGCACCCACCGGCGGCGTAACCAGCCCCAACACCCGCACACTGGTGGTACGGGTGTTGGCACCCACGGTAGAGCCGGCCATGCAGCTCTTGCGCACGGTGCGCCAGCAGTGGCGCGCGCAGGCGTGGCAGATGGCAGGGCAAGATCCGCGCATCTGGGCCATGTAG
- the puuE gene encoding allantoinase PuuE: MNHTYDTTQAYPRDLVGYGEHVPHAQWPGQARVAVQFVLNYEEGGENSVLHGDAGSEQFLSEMFNPASYPDRHISMEGIYEYGSRAGVWRILREFEQRGLPLTVFGVGMALERYPELTRRLVELGHEIACHGHRWIHYQNMDEAQEREHMQLGMAAIEKLTGERPLGWYTGRDSPRTRRLVADYGGFEYDSDYYGDDLPFWMKVQKTDGSVVPQLIVPYTLDCNDMRFALPQGYSYADPFFQYMKDTFNALYAEGDPDGLNAPKMMSIGMHCRLLGRPGRITALQRFLDHITQHENVWVARRIDIARHWKATHPYQG; this comes from the coding sequence ATGAATCACACCTACGACACCACCCAAGCCTACCCCCGCGACCTGGTGGGGTACGGCGAACACGTGCCCCACGCCCAATGGCCCGGCCAGGCCCGCGTAGCCGTGCAATTTGTCCTCAACTACGAAGAAGGCGGCGAGAACAGCGTGCTGCACGGAGACGCAGGCTCTGAACAATTCCTCTCCGAAATGTTCAACCCGGCCAGCTATCCAGACCGCCACATCAGCATGGAAGGCATTTACGAATACGGCTCACGCGCCGGTGTGTGGCGCATCCTGCGCGAGTTCGAACAACGCGGCCTGCCGCTGACGGTGTTCGGCGTGGGGATGGCGCTGGAGCGCTACCCGGAGTTGACCCGACGACTGGTAGAGCTGGGCCACGAGATTGCCTGCCATGGCCATCGCTGGATCCACTACCAGAACATGGACGAGGCGCAAGAACGCGAACACATGCAGCTGGGCATGGCCGCCATCGAAAAGCTCACCGGTGAAAGACCGTTGGGCTGGTACACCGGCCGAGACAGCCCGCGCACCCGCCGCCTGGTGGCCGACTACGGCGGCTTTGAATACGACAGCGACTACTACGGCGACGACCTGCCCTTCTGGATGAAGGTGCAAAAGACCGACGGCAGCGTGGTGCCCCAACTTATCGTGCCCTACACCCTGGATTGCAACGACATGCGCTTTGCCCTCCCCCAGGGCTACTCGTACGCAGACCCGTTCTTCCAGTACATGAAGGACACCTTCAACGCGCTCTACGCCGAAGGCGACCCTGATGGCCTGAATGCGCCCAAGATGATGAGCATAGGCATGCACTGCCGCCTGCTGGGGCGCCCGGGTCGCATCACCGCCTTGCAGCGCTTTCTGGACCACATCACCCAACATGAAAACGTGTGGGTGGCACGACGCATCGACATTGCGCGGCACTGGAAAGCTACGCACCCCTACCAAGGCTGA
- a CDS encoding GntR family transcriptional regulator, translating to METTTTGFIVEAITAAIVDHQLTPGAKLAEQKLADQFGVSRTLIRQALFQLSRNRLIHMEPARGAFVAAPSVTEARQVFAVRRMLEAGMVRAFIAAANPEHIDALRQHIAEEQNAVHGGTISNRTEVLGDFHVRMAQLLGNEVLALMLMDLLSRCSLITLMYQSSDSAAHSHEEHAALVDALEARDETLALRLMDEHLQHVEAGLTLPPDEST from the coding sequence ATGGAGACCACCACCACCGGTTTCATCGTGGAGGCGATTACCGCCGCCATCGTGGACCACCAGCTCACCCCCGGGGCCAAACTGGCCGAGCAAAAGCTTGCGGACCAGTTCGGCGTGTCCCGCACGCTGATCCGGCAGGCCTTGTTCCAGCTTTCGCGCAATCGCCTGATCCACATGGAGCCGGCACGCGGCGCCTTTGTGGCAGCGCCATCTGTGACCGAGGCGAGGCAGGTGTTTGCGGTGCGCCGGATGCTGGAGGCCGGCATGGTCCGTGCATTCATCGCGGCGGCCAACCCGGAACACATCGATGCCCTGCGCCAACACATTGCCGAAGAACAAAATGCCGTCCATGGCGGCACCATCAGTAACCGCACCGAGGTGCTGGGCGACTTCCATGTGCGCATGGCCCAGTTGCTGGGCAATGAAGTGTTGGCATTGATGCTGATGGATCTGCTCTCGAGATGCTCCCTGATCACACTGATGTACCAGTCCAGCGACTCGGCAGCCCATTCGCACGAGGAGCATGCTGCACTGGTGGATGCCCTCGAAGCCCGCGATGAAACATTGGCCCTGCGCTTGATGGACGAGCACCTTCAACACGTAGAAGCCGGCCTGACTTTGCCCCCAGACGAATCGACATGA
- the uraH gene encoding hydroxyisourate hydrolase, whose protein sequence is MGLSTHVLDTMHGTPAAGMSVALYTTQTTTQGEAATLVKSFVLNADGRNPDGPLYDNANLQKGTYRLVFDVAGYFKARGVALPEPNFLNRVALDFGVAHTDQHYHVPLLVSPWSYSTYRGS, encoded by the coding sequence ATGGGCTTGAGCACGCACGTACTGGACACCATGCACGGCACCCCCGCAGCGGGCATGTCAGTCGCGCTGTACACCACACAAACCACCACGCAGGGCGAGGCAGCAACGCTGGTGAAAAGTTTTGTGCTGAATGCCGACGGCCGCAACCCGGACGGCCCGCTGTATGACAACGCAAACCTGCAAAAAGGCACCTACAGGCTGGTGTTTGATGTGGCCGGCTATTTCAAAGCCCGCGGTGTGGCCCTGCCCGAGCCCAACTTTTTGAACCGCGTGGCGCTGGACTTCGGCGTAGCCCATACCGACCAGCATTACCACGTGCCTTTGCTGGTCAGTCCGTGGAGTTACTCCACGTACCGCGGTTCTTGA
- a CDS encoding energy transducer TonB, translated as MPPMTHFVPAPRWSSTRLALSVTVLAILSACTVAPPAPQPEKPPVAVVTPQAAPPVVIPEAPPALQSQAATPRDYRRDAAGHLYAKNSKRIYSGKMPPLLYAVGVLQVDIDRKGHVTDIRWMRAPSHAPEVIADIERSVRAAAPYPAPVRMGRVTYTDTWLWHKSGRFQLDTLTEGQM; from the coding sequence ATGCCCCCAATGACTCATTTCGTGCCTGCACCCCGTTGGAGCAGCACCCGCCTCGCGCTTAGCGTGACTGTGTTGGCGATTCTCAGCGCCTGCACGGTGGCTCCACCTGCCCCGCAACCCGAGAAGCCCCCGGTTGCAGTGGTAACCCCCCAAGCTGCTCCCCCGGTGGTGATTCCTGAAGCGCCACCCGCACTGCAATCCCAAGCGGCCACGCCGCGCGATTACCGCAGGGACGCGGCCGGCCACCTTTACGCCAAGAACTCCAAGCGCATCTACAGCGGAAAAATGCCTCCGCTGCTCTACGCCGTGGGCGTATTGCAGGTTGATATCGACCGCAAAGGTCACGTCACTGACATCCGCTGGATGCGCGCGCCCAGCCATGCCCCTGAGGTCATCGCCGATATCGAGCGCTCGGTGCGTGCAGCCGCCCCCTACCCCGCACCGGTGCGCATGGGCCGGGTTACCTACACGGACACCTGGCTCTGGCATAAGAGCGGACGTTTTCAATTGGATACCTTGACCGAAGGCCAGATGTAG
- a CDS encoding ABC transporter permease, whose product MTNKRVEAWAPWVLLVFFIALWQVLCSALDVSEFVFPSPWRIWTQFWEFKGIIAGHAWRTFWVTMAGFGIAIVVGVLLGFVIGSSRLAYAAVYPLMTAFNALPKAAFVPILVVWFGIGVGPAILTAFLISFFPIMVNIATGLATLEPELEDVLRVLGAKRWDVLMKVGLPRSMPYFYGSLKVAITLAFVGTTVSEMTAANEGIGYLLISAGSAMQMGLAFAGLVVVGAMAMVMYELFSAIEKRTTGWAHRGSQNH is encoded by the coding sequence ATGACAAACAAACGAGTTGAAGCGTGGGCACCCTGGGTGTTGCTGGTGTTTTTCATTGCCCTGTGGCAAGTGCTTTGTAGCGCGCTGGATGTGTCGGAGTTTGTGTTCCCGAGCCCTTGGCGGATCTGGACGCAGTTCTGGGAGTTCAAAGGCATCATCGCCGGCCACGCATGGCGCACCTTCTGGGTGACCATGGCGGGCTTTGGCATTGCTATTGTGGTGGGTGTGTTGCTGGGCTTTGTAATCGGCAGTTCGCGCCTAGCTTACGCTGCGGTGTACCCGCTGATGACAGCGTTTAACGCGCTGCCTAAGGCGGCATTTGTGCCGATTTTGGTGGTGTGGTTCGGCATTGGCGTGGGCCCTGCCATCCTCACAGCCTTCCTGATCAGCTTTTTCCCGATCATGGTGAACATTGCCACCGGTCTGGCCACCTTGGAGCCTGAGCTCGAAGATGTGCTGCGGGTGCTAGGCGCCAAGCGCTGGGACGTGCTCATGAAAGTGGGCCTGCCCCGCTCCATGCCTTACTTTTATGGCTCGCTCAAAGTCGCCATTACCCTGGCATTTGTGGGCACTACGGTGTCCGAGATGACAGCGGCTAATGAAGGCATTGGTTACTTGCTCATCAGCGCGGGCTCCGCGATGCAAATGGGCTTGGCCTTTGCCGGTTTGGTGGTGGTGGGGGCGATGGCCATGGTGATGTACGAGCTGTTCAGCGCCATTGAAAAGCGCACCACCGGCTGGGCGCACCGTGGCTCGCAGAACCATTGA
- a CDS encoding M20 family metallopeptidase, with amino-acid sequence MTTPYEQLDTWIDAHFDEQVRFLQELVRVPTDTPPGNNAPHADRTAELLAAMGLQAEKHSVPASEVQAAGVQSITNLVVRRPYSAGGITIGLNAHGDVVPPGEGWTHDPYGGEIADGNMYGRATAVSKSDFSSYTFAVRALESLGLPLKGGVELLFTYDEEFGGELGPGWLLEKGLTKPDLLLAAGFSYEVITAHNGCLQMEVTVHGKMAHAAIPESGVDALQGAVHILNALYAQNTLYKQVTSDVDGINHPYLNVGRIEGGTNTNVVPGKVVFKLDRRMIPEENPTEVEASIRKVIADAAAQVPGISVDIKRLLLANSMRPLAGNKPLVDALQKHGEALFGEPIPAMGTPLYTDVRLFSERGIPGVIYGAGPRTVLESHAKRADERVSLDDLRKATKVVARTLLDLLKG; translated from the coding sequence ATGACCACCCCCTACGAACAACTCGACACCTGGATTGACGCGCACTTTGACGAGCAAGTGCGCTTTCTGCAAGAACTGGTGCGCGTGCCCACCGACACCCCGCCCGGCAACAACGCACCGCACGCAGACCGCACCGCCGAGCTGCTGGCCGCCATGGGTCTGCAGGCCGAGAAACACAGCGTGCCCGCCAGTGAAGTGCAGGCTGCCGGCGTGCAAAGCATCACCAATCTGGTGGTGCGCCGCCCTTACTCGGCCGGCGGCATCACCATCGGCTTGAATGCCCACGGCGACGTGGTGCCACCCGGCGAAGGCTGGACGCATGACCCCTACGGCGGCGAGATTGCCGACGGCAACATGTACGGCCGCGCCACTGCGGTCAGTAAGAGTGATTTCTCCAGCTACACCTTTGCGGTGCGAGCCCTCGAATCTTTGGGTCTGCCGCTCAAGGGCGGTGTGGAGTTGCTATTCACCTACGACGAAGAATTCGGCGGCGAACTCGGCCCGGGCTGGTTACTGGAAAAAGGGCTCACCAAGCCAGATCTGCTGCTGGCGGCCGGGTTTTCGTACGAGGTGATCACCGCACACAACGGCTGCCTTCAAATGGAAGTGACCGTACACGGCAAGATGGCGCACGCAGCCATTCCTGAAAGTGGTGTGGACGCCCTGCAAGGCGCGGTGCACATCTTGAACGCGCTGTACGCCCAGAACACGCTCTACAAACAGGTCACGTCGGATGTGGACGGTATCAACCACCCTTACCTGAACGTGGGCCGCATCGAAGGTGGCACCAACACCAATGTGGTGCCCGGCAAAGTGGTCTTCAAACTAGACCGCCGCATGATCCCTGAGGAAAACCCCACTGAAGTGGAAGCCTCCATCCGAAAAGTGATTGCCGACGCAGCAGCCCAAGTGCCCGGCATCTCGGTAGACATCAAGCGCCTGCTGCTGGCCAATTCCATGCGTCCCTTGGCAGGTAACAAGCCATTGGTGGATGCGCTGCAAAAACATGGCGAAGCCTTGTTTGGCGAACCCATCCCCGCCATGGGCACCCCGCTCTATACCGATGTGCGCTTATTCTCTGAGCGCGGCATTCCCGGTGTCATCTACGGTGCTGGCCCCCGCACGGTGCTGGAATCTCACGCCAAACGGGCTGACGAGCGGGTGAGTTTGGACGACCTGCGCAAAGCGACAAAGGTAGTCGCGCGAACGCTATTAGATTTGTTGAAAGGCTGA
- the xdhC gene encoding xanthine dehydrogenase accessory protein XdhC — translation MSNLSDLLRELQQHPVVLVSVVATRGSVPRDAGAWMAVLPTGLLGTIGGGRLELDAEAAARALLEAHHLGQIVAPVEKRMGLGPSLGQCCGGEVQLRYELVQAADAPALRDRLAPALWPVGLFGGGHVGQALVQVLAHLPFEVTWVDSRDGVFPEQVPSNLRCEHSEPVQSAVADLQPGSRVLIMSFSHAEDLDIVAACLLRQRTRGDLPYIGLIGSRTKWAVFSHRLAERGFSAAELAHVTCPIGVPVVRDKRPEIIAVAVAAQLLQVVDPAELDAAAGAAGRLET, via the coding sequence GTGAGTAATTTGTCCGATTTATTGCGTGAGTTACAGCAGCACCCGGTGGTGCTTGTCTCGGTGGTGGCGACACGGGGCTCTGTGCCGCGGGATGCCGGCGCCTGGATGGCGGTGTTGCCGACCGGGCTGTTGGGCACCATCGGCGGCGGCCGACTCGAGCTCGACGCCGAGGCCGCAGCGCGTGCGCTGCTGGAGGCCCACCATTTGGGGCAAATAGTGGCGCCTGTAGAGAAGCGCATGGGGTTGGGCCCCAGTTTGGGCCAGTGCTGTGGCGGCGAGGTGCAGCTGCGCTACGAGTTGGTGCAAGCAGCGGATGCGCCTGCATTGCGCGATCGATTGGCCCCTGCCTTGTGGCCGGTGGGGCTGTTTGGCGGCGGTCATGTGGGGCAGGCGCTGGTACAGGTGTTGGCCCATCTGCCCTTTGAGGTGACCTGGGTGGACAGCCGTGATGGCGTGTTTCCTGAACAGGTGCCTTCTAACTTGCGCTGCGAGCATTCGGAGCCAGTGCAGTCTGCAGTCGCAGACCTGCAGCCGGGCAGCCGTGTGCTCATCATGAGTTTCAGCCACGCAGAAGATCTGGACATCGTGGCAGCCTGCCTGTTGCGCCAACGGACCCGGGGCGATTTGCCTTACATCGGTCTCATTGGCAGCCGGACCAAATGGGCGGTGTTCAGCCATCGGCTGGCCGAGCGCGGCTTTAGCGCGGCTGAACTGGCGCATGTTACTTGCCCCATTGGCGTGCCGGTGGTCAGGGACAAGCGGCCTGAAATTATTGCGGTCGCTGTAGCGGCCCAACTCTTGCAAGTGGTAGACCCGGCAGAGCTTGATGCGGCTGCGGGCGCTGCCGGACGATTGGAAACCTGA
- a CDS encoding ABC transporter ATP-binding protein, producing MTTPASPWFVDFQDVWLAYNDELLKQNHFAVEAIDLKVRKGEFIAIVGPSGCGKSTFMKLTTGLKMPSKGKILIDNEPVTGPLKISGMAFQAPSLLPWRTTVDNVLLPLEIVEPYRSNFKAKRKEYEERARKLLQKVGLGGYEDKFPWQLSGGMQQRASICRALIHEPKMLLLDEPFGALDAFTREELWCILRDLWTEQQFNVILVTHDLRESVFLANTVYVMSKSPGRFVVKREIDLPRPRDLEITYTKEFTDIVHELRGHIGAMRSTAPAASGAITQ from the coding sequence ATGACAACACCAGCATCCCCCTGGTTTGTTGATTTTCAGGATGTCTGGCTTGCCTATAACGATGAGCTGCTGAAGCAGAACCACTTTGCGGTCGAAGCCATCGACCTCAAGGTGCGTAAAGGCGAGTTCATCGCCATCGTCGGCCCATCGGGCTGCGGCAAGTCCACCTTCATGAAGCTGACCACCGGCTTGAAAATGCCCTCCAAGGGCAAGATCCTGATCGACAACGAGCCTGTCACCGGGCCCCTGAAGATTTCCGGCATGGCCTTTCAGGCGCCGTCGTTGCTGCCGTGGCGCACCACCGTGGACAACGTGCTGTTGCCGTTGGAAATCGTAGAGCCCTACCGCAGCAACTTCAAAGCCAAACGCAAGGAATACGAAGAGCGCGCGCGCAAGCTGCTACAAAAAGTGGGCTTGGGCGGCTATGAGGACAAGTTCCCTTGGCAGCTCTCGGGCGGCATGCAGCAGCGGGCGAGTATTTGCCGCGCACTGATCCATGAACCCAAGATGCTCTTGCTCGACGAGCCCTTTGGCGCACTGGACGCGTTCACCCGCGAAGAACTGTGGTGCATCTTGCGCGACCTGTGGACCGAGCAGCAGTTCAACGTGATTCTGGTGACGCACGACCTGCGCGAATCGGTGTTTCTGGCCAACACGGTCTACGTGATGAGCAAGAGCCCCGGCCGCTTTGTGGTGAAACGCGAGATCGACCTGCCGCGCCCGCGCGACCTCGAGATCACCTACACCAAAGAGTTCACCGACATCGTGCACGAGCTGCGCGGGCACATCGGCGCCATGCGCTCGACTGCGCCTGCGGCATCCGGTGCCATTACCCAATAA
- a CDS encoding response regulator, which translates to MAAIDYDLSTCNALVVDGNPTSRSILVSQLRDFGVASVSQAARAVDARRQLEFRTFDFVLCEQHFPTDAMSGQDLLDDLRRNQLLPFSTVFIMITAEATYSKVAEAAESALDGYMLKPHKATHLSERLAAARTRKAALQEIFTAVEEERFEEAAALCLERFETRAPFWLYAARVGAELLLRLSRPQEAQTLYKAVVTAKTLPWAKLGVARAQLDAGQINQATTALEKLLGEDANYADAYDVMGRAQFELGRFDKALETYKMAASLTPASISRVQNLAMMTYYSGDTVAAEGLLDKTVRLGLDSKMFDAQTLVMLAFTRLTTGDRKGLQRCHDDLLRLLDRDDGNPRLQRLADVVAALNLIQQHQFAKAVDTVRAMTGTVRETSFDFESAGNLIALMAQLSHKAVQLNELEETIDVIGRRFCSNRSLTELLAASASAYPPYADRLRAAQAQVLEYAETAMALSLKGDPTHAVKNLILHGRDTLNPRLIDNAYQLLQKHSAKVNSATELMDMVQQLKARCGSIVNRGSPGEQKRQAGGLVLRTGKRVAPAYMKSAEPMPPAEAAAPDLLVPGI; encoded by the coding sequence ATGGCCGCGATTGACTATGACCTCTCCACCTGCAACGCACTAGTCGTTGACGGGAACCCCACTTCACGCTCCATACTGGTTTCACAGCTGCGCGACTTTGGGGTCGCATCCGTGTCCCAGGCTGCGCGCGCGGTCGATGCGCGGCGGCAGCTGGAGTTCCGGACCTTTGATTTCGTGCTGTGCGAGCAGCACTTCCCGACCGATGCCATGTCAGGCCAGGACCTGCTGGACGACTTGCGGCGCAACCAGCTGCTGCCTTTTTCCACGGTGTTCATCATGATCACCGCAGAGGCCACGTACTCCAAAGTGGCGGAAGCGGCAGAGTCCGCCCTGGATGGCTACATGCTGAAGCCGCACAAAGCCACCCACCTGAGTGAAAGGCTGGCTGCGGCCCGAACGCGCAAGGCGGCCTTGCAAGAGATCTTCACCGCAGTAGAAGAAGAGCGCTTTGAAGAAGCCGCCGCCCTGTGCCTAGAGCGATTTGAAACACGCGCACCTTTCTGGCTCTATGCCGCCCGGGTGGGCGCCGAATTGCTGCTGCGCTTGTCCCGCCCGCAAGAAGCGCAAACCCTCTACAAGGCCGTGGTCACCGCCAAGACCTTGCCTTGGGCCAAGCTGGGGGTTGCCCGTGCCCAGCTGGACGCTGGTCAAATCAACCAGGCCACCACCGCCTTGGAAAAGTTGCTGGGCGAAGATGCGAACTACGCAGATGCCTACGACGTGATGGGCCGCGCCCAGTTTGAGCTGGGGCGGTTCGACAAAGCGCTGGAGACCTACAAGATGGCGGCCTCCTTGACGCCGGCCTCGATCAGCCGAGTACAAAACCTGGCCATGATGACCTACTACAGCGGCGACACCGTGGCTGCAGAGGGTTTGCTGGACAAGACGGTTCGCCTCGGGCTGGACTCCAAAATGTTCGATGCGCAAACCTTGGTCATGCTGGCCTTCACCCGGCTTACGACGGGTGACCGCAAAGGTTTGCAACGCTGCCATGACGACCTGCTGCGCTTGCTCGACCGCGATGATGGCAACCCGCGTTTGCAACGTTTGGCCGATGTGGTGGCCGCACTGAATCTGATCCAGCAGCACCAGTTCGCCAAGGCGGTCGACACCGTGCGCGCAATGACGGGCACCGTGCGGGAAACCTCTTTCGATTTCGAGTCGGCAGGGAACCTGATTGCCCTGATGGCCCAGCTCTCGCACAAGGCGGTTCAGCTCAACGAGCTGGAAGAGACAATTGATGTGATTGGGCGGCGGTTTTGCAGCAACCGCTCGCTCACCGAATTGCTGGCCGCCAGCGCGTCAGCCTACCCGCCTTACGCCGACCGCTTGCGTGCGGCACAAGCCCAGGTCCTCGAATACGCCGAGACGGCTATGGCCCTGAGCCTGAAGGGGGACCCGACCCATGCTGTCAAAAACCTGATCTTGCATGGCCGGGATACCTTGAACCCCCGCCTGATCGACAACGCCTATCAGCTACTGCAAAAACACAGCGCCAAAGTTAACTCGGCAACCGAGCTGATGGACATGGTGCAACAGCTCAAGGCCCGGTGCGGCTCGATTGTGAACCGGGGCTCCCCCGGCGAGCAAAAGCGCCAAGCGGGTGGCTTGGTGTTGCGCACTGGCAAACGTGTGGCGCCGGCCTACATGAAATCCGCAGAGCCCATGCCCCCCGCCGAAGCGGCGGCACCGGACCTGTTGGTACCCGGCATTTAA